From a single Salvelinus namaycush isolate Seneca chromosome 14, SaNama_1.0, whole genome shotgun sequence genomic region:
- the LOC120059138 gene encoding carboxy-terminal domain RNA polymerase II polypeptide A small phosphatase 2-like, producing the protein MESSIITQVQKEDIQLSPKTGEVSRSSLKKPRSCNIFKALFCCLRGAQDARNPPSPSQDALLEPQDNGDVVKLSSGPSLLPEMTPQDQGKICVVIDLDETLVHSSFKPISNADFIVPVEIEGTTHQVYVLKRPYVDEFLQRMGELFECILFTASLAKYADPVTDLLDQCGVFRARLFRESCVFHQGCYVKDLSLLGRELHKTLILDNSPASYIFHPENAVPVVSWFDDVEDAELLHLLPVFEDLSQAEDVYTRLGELRAP; encoded by the exons ATGGAAAGTTCTATCATCACTCAAGTGCAAAAAGAAGACATTCAATTGTCACCGAAAACAG GCGAGGTGAGCAGATCTTCTCTGAAGAAGCCTAGGAGCTGTAACATCTTCAAAGCACTCTTCTGTTGCCTCAGAGGAGCACAGGATGCCCGAAATCCACCATCACCTTCACAAGATGCCTTGCTGGAGCCACAGGACAATGGGGACGTTGTCAAG CTGTCATCAGGGCCCAGCCTGCTGCCTGAGATGACACCCCAGGACCAGGGGAAGATATGTGTGGTCATAGACCTGGATGAGACACTGGTGCATAGCTCATTCAAG CCTATCAGTAATGCAGATTTCATAGTGCCTGTGGAGATTGAGGGGACCACACACCAG GTATACGTGCTGAAGAGGCCGTATGTGGATGAGTTTCTACAACGAATGGGAGAGCTGTTTGAGTGTATTCTGTTCACTGCCAGTCTTGCCAAG TATGCAGATCCAGTGACTGACCTGTTGGATCAGTGCGGGGTATTCCGGGCACGGTTGTTCCGGGAGTCCTGTGTGTTCCACCAGGGATGCTACGTCAAAGATCTCAGCCTGCTGGGCCGAGAGCTCCATAAGACCCTCATCCTAGACAACTCTCCTGCCTCCTACATCTTCCACCCAGAGAATGCT GTTCCTGTGGTGTCCTGGTTTGATGATGTGGAGGATGCTGAGCTGCTCCACCTGCTGCCTGTGTTTGAGGACCTGAGTCAGGCAGAGGATGTCTACACCAGACTGGGGGAGCTACGAGCACCATGA